The following proteins are co-located in the Diaphorobacter sp. HDW4B genome:
- a CDS encoding carbohydrate-binding protein has product MSTTALRVVRPVSITPAMLIGTGVPEADYGEWNASASYGVSDRVIVAATHKVYQSTVASNVGNDPTAVVAEPKWLEVGATNRWKAFDKSVSSQTVFPSNIWYSLRPGQAITSLGVLNIKGGTSMRVRMIDPTYGTVHDKTYNLASTPVSTGWWEWVFGERRTPTQVLITDLPSYPTAEIVIEIIGTTELAVGVILLGQMKQFTMGVLRGARVGIQDYSRKERNEFGDVLIVERAFAKRANFSMLMTSGEVDAFNDFLAEVRATPCLWIGSSKYESTTVYGFYKSFDIILNYTDYADSEIELEGLT; this is encoded by the coding sequence ATGAGTACAACCGCACTACGTGTAGTGCGGCCTGTCTCGATCACCCCTGCAATGCTTATTGGCACTGGTGTTCCTGAAGCCGATTACGGTGAATGGAACGCCAGCGCTAGCTATGGCGTGAGTGATCGGGTCATTGTGGCCGCAACGCACAAGGTCTATCAAAGCACAGTTGCCAGCAATGTTGGCAACGATCCAACGGCAGTGGTTGCAGAACCGAAATGGCTCGAAGTCGGGGCAACGAACCGATGGAAGGCGTTCGATAAATCTGTGTCCAGTCAGACGGTTTTTCCGTCCAACATCTGGTACAGCCTGAGGCCCGGGCAGGCGATCACATCGCTCGGTGTGTTGAACATCAAGGGCGGAACGTCGATGCGGGTTCGAATGATCGATCCGACATACGGAACGGTCCACGACAAGACCTACAACCTCGCCAGCACGCCGGTCTCGACTGGCTGGTGGGAGTGGGTATTCGGGGAGCGCCGAACACCGACGCAGGTGCTGATAACCGATCTGCCGAGCTACCCAACAGCAGAGATTGTGATCGAGATTATCGGCACGACAGAGCTTGCAGTCGGTGTGATTCTGCTGGGACAAATGAAGCAGTTCACCATGGGTGTTCTGCGCGGTGCACGGGTCGGAATTCAGGACTACTCGCGCAAGGAGCGCAATGAGTTCGGGGACGTGTTGATCGTTGAGCGAGCCTTCGCAAAGCGGGCCAACTTCTCGATGTTGATGACCTCGGGCGAGGTCGATGCGTTCAACGATTTCCTCGCTGAAGTTCGCGCAACACCGTGCCTCTGGATCGGCTCCAGCAAGTACGAATCGACGACCGTTTACGGCTTCTACAAGTCGTTCGACATCATCCTCAACTACACCGACTACGCGGATTCAGAAATCGAATTGGAGGGTCTCACATGA